In Malus sylvestris chromosome 15, drMalSylv7.2, whole genome shotgun sequence, a single genomic region encodes these proteins:
- the LOC126603163 gene encoding adenylosuccinate synthetase 2, chloroplastic-like, with translation MNNLSSFTALDSNPLSTPCSFGTQHHRSVLFQRSRNTVVCSVKPLVATPSSLSLSGSPNQGLNRIESLTQVSGVLGCQWGDEGKGKLVDILAQHFDIVARCQGGANAGHTIYNAEGKKFALHLVPSGILNEETLCVIGNGVVVHLPGLFKEIDGLESNGVSCKGRILVSDRAHLLFDFHQIVDGLRESELSESFIGTTKRGIGPCYSNKVIRNGIRVSDLRHMDTFPQKLDDLLSDAASRFQGFDYGPHVLKEEVEKYKRFAERLEPFIADTVHVVNEAISEKKKILVEGGQATMLDIDFGTYPFVTSSSPSAGGICTGLGIAPRVLGDLVGVVKAYTTRVGSGPFPTEILDQGGDLLRSAGQEFGTTTGRPRRCGWLDMAALKYCCQINGFSSLNLTKLDVLSDLPKIQLGVAYKQKDGTPIKSFPADLRDLEQLEVDYEELPGWESDISFVRNYSDLPKAARQYVETIEERLGVPVHYIGVGPGRDALIYK, from the exons ATGAACAACCTCTCATCTTTCACAGCCTTGGACTCCAATCCACTTTCCACCCCTTGTTCCTTTGGGACCCAACACCACAGGTCCGTTCTCTTCCAGCGCTCGAGAAATACTGTCGTATGCTCAGTGAAGCCCTTGGTCGCCACCCCCTCTTCTCTAAGTTTGTCCGGTTCCCCCAATCAGGGGCTTAATCGAATTGAGTCGCTAACCCAGGTCTCAGGCGTGTTGGGCTGCCAGTGGGGCGATGAAGGTAAAGGAAAACTCGTCGACATCTTAGCCCAACACTTTGACATCGTTGCTCGTTGTCAG GGTGGAGCTAATGCTGGACACACCATTTACAATGCAGAGGGAAAGAAGTTTGCGCTTCACCTTGTTCCCTCAGGTATTCTTAATGAAGAAACTCTTTGTGTTATTGGAAATGGAGTTGTGGTGCATCTTCCAGGGCTCTTTAAAGAGATTGATGGCCTTGAATCTAATGGGGTATCCTGCAAGGGAAGGATATTGGTCTCTGATCGTGCACACCTCTTATTTGATTTCCATCAAATAGTGGATGGGCTTCGAGAATCTGAGCTTTCTGAATCTTTCATTGGCACTACCAAAAGAGGAATTGGGCCTTGTTACTCTAACAAGGTTATCCGAAATGGTATTCGAGTGAGTGACTTGAGGCACATGGATACTTTTCCTCAGAAGCTAGATGATCTATTATCAGATGCTGCATCAAGATTCCAAGGTTTTGACTATGGACCCCATGTTCTAAAAGAAGAAGTTGAAAAGTACAAGAGATTTGCTGAGAGATTGGAACCCTTCATTGCTGATACTGTGCATGTCGTGAATGAAGCCATCTCCGAGAAGAAAAAGATTTTGGTTGAAGGGGGTCAGGCAACAATGTTGGATATTGACTTTGGAACTTATCCCTTTGTAACATCCTCTAGCCCTTCAGCCGGTGGGATTTGCACTGGACTTGGCATTGCTCCCAGAGTTTTAGGTGATCTGGTTGGAGTG GTAAAGGCATACACTACGAGAGTTGGTTCTGGTCCCTTTCCCACAGAAATCTTGGACCAAGGGGGCGACCTCCTTAGGTCTGCTGGTCAGGAGTTTGGCACAACTACTGGTCGCCCTCGTCGTTGTGGTTGGCTTGATATGGCAGCACTGAAGTATTGCTGTCAGATCAATGGATTTTCTTCTCTCAATCTCACCAAACTTGATGTTTTGTCTGATCTTCCCAAAATTCAGTTGGGTGTTGCCTATAAACAGAAGGATGGTACACCGATTAAATCGTTCCCTGCAGACCTTCGTGATCTTGAGCAATTAGAG GTGGACTATGAAGAATTGCCCGGATGGGAATCGGATATTTCTTTTGTCAGAAATTACTCCGACCTTCCAAAGGCCGCACGTCAATATGTGGAAACGATAGAAGAACGTCTTGGTGTACCCGTCCATTACATTGGTGTAGGGCCTGGACGCGATGCACTGATTTACAAATAG
- the LOC126603168 gene encoding uncharacterized protein LOC126603168, with amino-acid sequence MAAEQSEENESSEKWVSSQATIGRAFSSLLQQAWLALAHHLATYTRFREIKSKPGPLWKPLLLAISSCYLCCPEVVEGILEKDGDGGFQTWMSALGSVSSGSFKPGLPTESEIKLIVLALAKVVERVVVVGKSSGALLRECFTSLMEASIRWKEPREEEEAGGEEETEDDDEIEDDDDDDDDDEV; translated from the exons ATGGCTGCTGAACAATCTGAGGAGAATGAATCGAGTGAAAAGTGGGTATCAAGTCAAGCTACCATCGGTAGagctttctcttctctcttgcAACAGGCTTGGCTTGCACTAGCACATCACTTg GCAACATATACCCGTTTCAGAGAAATTAAAAGCAAGCCTGGTCCTCTCTGGAAGCCTTTGCTGCTCGCTATATCATCATGCTATTTATGCTGTCCCGAAGTTGTAGAGGGTATATTGGAGAAGGATGGAGATGGAGGATTTCAAACCTGGATGTCTGCACTTGGATCTGTTTCCTCTGGCTCTTTCAAACCGGGGCTACCTACAGAGTCAGAGATAAAGTTGATTG TGCTGGCACTGGCAAAAGTGGTTGAACGGGTGGTGGTAGTTGGAAAGTCATCTGGTGCTTTGTTACGGGAATGCTTTACCTCTCTGATGGAAGCATCTATACGATGGAAAGAACCGCGGGAAGAAGAGGAAGCAGGTGGAGAAGAAGAGACCGAGGAtgatgatgaaattgaagatgatgatgatgacgatgacgaTGATGAGGTTTGA